Proteins found in one Thalassophryne amazonica chromosome 1, fThaAma1.1, whole genome shotgun sequence genomic segment:
- the LOC117515812 gene encoding bile salt export pump-like, which produces MMGQEIGWFDDHRNSPGALTTRLATDASQVQGATGSQIGMIVNSLTNIGVAVIMSFYFSWKLTLLILCFLPFIALSGGFQAKMLTGFAKQDKQAMEAAGRISGEALNNIRTIAGLGKEKKFVEMFEAQLDDPYHAALKKANVYGACYGFAQCVIFLTNSASYRFGGYLVRQEGLHFSLVFRVISAIVTSGTALGRASLTPPDYAKAKISAARFFELLDRVPKISVYSDKGDKWDNFQGNIEFTDCKFTYPTRPDIQVLNGLNVSVKQGQTLAFVGSSGCGKSTSVQLLERFYDPDHGKVTLDGHDIRGLNIQWFRSLIGIVEQEPVLFATTIAENIRYGRPGVSMDDIITAAKEANAYNFIMDLPQTFDTLVGEGGGQMSGGQKQRIAIARALVRNPRILLLDMATSDLDNESEAVVQEALDKVRMGRTTISIAHRLSTIKNADVIVGFEHGRAVERGKTDDLLVRKGVYFTLVTLQSQGDKALNEKARQMAENEDMSEKRSLSRAGSYRASLRASIRQRSRSQLSNLIPEPNISFTGEVGPRVYQVPQADETKVCKPMTMEDEEEFIEPAPVARILKYNLPEWPYMTFGSIGAAINGGVNPVYSLLFSQILATFSMADPVAQRNEINNICVFFVMVGVVSFFTQIAQGYAFSKSGELLTRRLRRLGFQAMMGQEIGWFDDHRNSPGALTTRLATDASQVQGATGSQIGMIVNSLTNIGVAVIMSFYFSWKLTLLILCFLPFIALSGGFQAKMLTGFAKQDKQAMEAAGRISGEALNNIRTIAGLGKEKKFVEMFEAQLDDPYHAALKKANVYGACYGFAQCVIFLTNSASYRFGGYLVRQEGLHFSLVFRVISAIVTSGTALGRASSYTPDYAKAKISAARFFELLDRVPKISVYSDKGDKWDNFQGNIEFTDCKFTYPTRPDIQVLNGLNVSVKQGQTLAFVGSSGCGKSTSVQLLERFYDPDHGKVLIDGRDSAHINVSFLRSKIGIVSQEPVLFDCSIAKNIKYGDNLREISMDEVIATSKRAQLHDFVMSLPEQYDTNVGAQGSQLSRGQKQRIAIARAIIRDPKILLLDEATSALDTESEKTVQQALDKAREGRTCIVIAHRLSTIQNSDIIAVMSRGYVIEKGTHDQLMALKGAYYKLVTTGAPIS; this is translated from the exons ATGATGGGCCAAGAAATTGGCTGGTTTGATGATCACAGGAACAGCCCCGGAGCGTTGACTACACGTCTTGCCACTGATGCTTCACAAGTTCAAGGG GCGACGGGCTCACAGATCGGCATGATTGTCAACTCTCTAACCAACATCGGCGTGGCCGTCATCATGTCcttctacttcagctggaagctCACACTGCTCATCCTGTGCTTCCTGCCATTTATCGCGCTGTCGGGTGGTTTCCAGGCCAAGATGCTGACGGGCTTTGCAAAGCAGGACAAGCAGGCCATGGAGGCTGCAGGACGG ATTTCCGGCGAGGCTCTGAACAACATCAGGACCATCGCCGGTTTGGGGAAAGAGAAGAAATTTGTCGAGATGTTTGAGGCCCAGCTGGATGATCCGTACCATGCAGCCTTAAAGAAAGCCAACGTGTACGGCGCCTGCTACGGTTTTGCCCAGTGTGTTATCTTTTTGACGAACTCTGCCTCCTATAGGTTTGGAGGCTACCTTGTTCGGCAAGAGGGGCTTCATTTTAGCCTGGTTTTCAG GGTCATCTCTGCCATTGTCACTAGCGGCACAGCCCTCGGAAGAGCCTCTCTTACACCCCCAGACTACGCCAAGGCCAAGATTTCGGCTGCACGCTTCTTCGAGCTGCTTGACCGTGTGCCTAAAATCAGCGTTTACAGCGACAAAGGAGACAAATGG GATAACTTCCAAGGGAACATTGAGTTCACTGACTGTAAGTTCACCTACCCCACCAGGCCGGACATTCAGGTCCTGAACGGGTTGAACGTGTCCGTGAAACAGGGCCAGACGTTGGCCTTTGTGGGCAGCAGTGGCTGTGGGAAGAGCACCAGTGTGCAGCTGCTGGAGAGATTTTATGATCCTGACCACGGCAAA GTGACCCTCGACGGTCATGACATCCGAGGACTGAACATCCAGTGGTTTCGCTCTCTGATTGGCATTGTGGAACAGGAACCTGTGCTTTTTGCAACCACTATTGCTGAGAACATAAGGTACGGCCgaccaggagtctccatggatgaCATCATCACTGCTGCCAAAGAGGCCAATGCCTATAACTTCATCATGGACCTGCCACAG ACATTTGACACCTTGGTTGGGGAGGGTGGTGGTCAAATGAGTGGTGGACAGAAGCAACGCATTGCCATTGCCCGAGCGTTGGTGAGGAATCCTCGTATCCTGCTGCTGGACATGGCAACCTCTGACCTCGACAATGAGAGTGAGGCAGTGGTCCAAGAGGCCTTGGATAAA GTACGCATGGGCCGTACCACCATCTCCATTGCTCACCGGCTGTCCACCATAAAGAACGCTGATGTGATCGTGGGCTTTGAGCATGGCCGCGCCGTGGAGAGGGGCAAAACCGATGACCTGCTGGTGAGGAAGGGAGTCTACTTCACCCTCGTAACTCTGCAGAGTCAAGGAGACAAGGCTCTCAATGAGAAGGCTCGACAAA TGGCTGAGAATGAAGACATGTCAGAGAAGCGCAGTCTGTCCAGAGCAGGCAGTTATCGTGCCAGCTTGAG AGCATCAATTCGGCAAAGGTCCCGATCCCAGCTGTCAAACCTCATTCCTGAACCTAACATTTCTTTCACTGGAGAAGTCGGCCCCAGGGTTTATCAAGTGCCGCAGGCGGACGAGAccaaggtgtgt AAACCCATGACAATGGAGGACGAGGAGGAGTTTATCGAACCCGCTCCAGTTGCCAGAATCCTGAAGTACAATTTACCCGAGTGGCCCTACATGACTTTTGGATCCATTGGAGCTGCAATAAATGGGGGAGTCAATCCCGTCTACTCCCTACTGTTCAGTCAAATCTTGGCA ACCTTCTCAATGGCTGATCCTGTTGCTCAGAGGAATGAGATCAATAATATCTGTGTGTTCTTCGTCATGGTTGGTGTGGTCTCTTTCTTCACCCAGATTGCACAG GGTTATGCTTTCTCCAAGTCTGGTGAGCTGCTGACCCGCCGGTTACGGCGGCTGGGCTTCCAGGCCATGATGGGCCAAGAAATTGGCTGGTTTGATGATCACAGGAACAGCCCCGGAGCGTTGACTACACGTCTTGCCACTGATGCTTCACAAGTTCAAGGG GCGACGGGCTCACAGATCGGCATGATTGTCAACTCTCTAACCAACATCGGCGTGGCCGTCATCATGTCcttctacttcagctggaagctCACACTGCTCATCCTGTGCTTCCTGCCATTTATCGCGCTGTCGGGTGGTTTCCAGGCCAAGATGCTGACGGGCTTTGCAAAGCAGGACAAGCAGGCCATGGAGGCTGCAGGACGG ATTTCCGGCGAGGCTCTGAACAACATCAGGACCATCGCCGGTTTGGGGAAAGAGAAGAAATTTGTCGAGATGTTTGAGGCCCAGCTGGATGATCCGTACCATGCAGCCTTAAAGAAAGCCAACGTGTACGGCGCCTGCTACGGTTTTGCCCAGTGTGTTATCTTTTTGACGAACTCTGCCTCCTATAGGTTTGGAGGCTACCTTGTTCGGCAAGAGGGGCTTCATTTTAGCCTGGTTTTCAG GGTCATCTCTGCCATTGTCACTAGCGGCACAGCCCTCGGAAGAGCCTCTTCTTACACCCCAGACTACGCCAAGGCCAAGATTTCGGCTGCACGCTTCTTCGAGCTGCTTGACCGTGTGCCTAAAATCAGCGTTTACAGCGACAAAGGAGACAAATGG GATAACTTCCAAGGGAACATTGAGTTCACTGACTGTAAGTTCACCTACCCCACCAGGCCGGACATTCAGGTCCTGAACGGGTTGAACGTGTCCGTGAAACAGGGCCAGACGTTGGCCTTTGTGGGCAGCAGTGGCTGTGGGAAGAGCACCAGTGTGCAGCTGCTGGAGAGATTTTATGATCCTGACCACGGCAAAGTG CTGATCGACGGTCGTGACTCAGCTCACATCAATGTGTCCTTCCTGCGGTCCAAAATCGGCATCGTGTCCCAGGAGCCTGTCCTGTTTGACTGCAGCATCGCCAAGAACATCAAGTACGGCGACAACTTGCGAGAAATCAGCATGGACGAAGTCATCGCCACCTCGAAGAGAGCTCAGCTTCATGACTTTGTCATGTCGCTTCCAGAG CAATACGACACCAATGTCGGTGCCCAGGGATCTCAGTTATCTCGTGGTCAGAAGCAGCGCATTGCCATCGCCAGGGCGATAATACGCGACCCCAAGATCCTGCTCCTGGATGAGGCCACATCTGCCCTGGACACTGAAAGCGAGAAG ACCGTACAGCAAGCCCTGGACAAGGCCAGAGAGGGCCGAACCTGCATTGTTATTGCCCACCGCCTGTCCACCATTCAGAATTCCGACATTATCGCCGTCATGTCCAGAGGTTATGTGATTGAAAAAGGGACGCACGACCAGCTCATGGCCCTGAAAGGAGCCTACTACAAACTGGTCACCACTGGAGCTCCAATCAGTTAA